A region of Leclercia adecarboxylata DNA encodes the following proteins:
- a CDS encoding membrane-bound PQQ-dependent dehydrogenase, glucose/quinate/shikimate family, producing the protein MSVQKLSRTAAVLLGILGVIILAMGIFFAWYGGKLVSVKGSPYFLISGCLLIISGVQILRQRLSGAALYFVVLAGTALWALWDVGFDFWPLVSRLLTLAGIGILVALSLPALLRRAGKFPCWKGAGALAAVLAVAFAATVGGMFVPHDPVTASGEQLPLTPVKPGEEQKNWANYGNTPGASRFVALDQITRDNVKDLQVAWTYRTGDIPVSPNGGGAEDQQTPLQIGNMLFLCTPHNNVIAVDATTGKELWKTEINAKQKKWMRCRGLAYFDASAPLQQPTLPGSSPVAPVSLPADAQCKRRIIMNSVTPELVALDADTGKFCEDFGNHGRVSLSAQMGKGADTGLYYPTSAPTLAGTTIVVGGRVADNVATDMPGGVVRGFDVITGQLRWAFDPGKPDEQQAPPANENFTRSTPNVWAPMSYDPQSNTVFMPTGSAAVDLWGVKHNDLDRKFGASMVAVDASTGKVKWVYQTVHNDLWDFDVPMQPTFTDFPTGNGKTTPALIFGTKSGQLFVLDRATGKPLTKVEERKVTQGQIPKEIYSPTQPFSVGMPTIGADVLKESDMWGATPFDQLICRIEFKSKRYNGLFTPPGDDPSLNLPGSLGGMNWGGLSIDPVNQYLFINDMRVGLEVQLIPASPEIQGAKNDGNEAAAISRPVPLAGTPYAINAKVRFMSPVEIPCQKPPFGTLTAVDLKTQKIAWQVPVGTVKDTGPFGVKMGLPIPIGMPTIGGTMATQGGLVFIASTQDYYLRAFDTSTGKEVWKARLPVGSQSTPISYKSPVDGKQYLLITAGGARNSPDRGDYVIAYKLP; encoded by the coding sequence ATGTCCGTTCAAAAATTGTCCAGAACCGCAGCAGTGCTGCTGGGAATTCTGGGCGTCATAATTCTGGCGATGGGGATATTCTTCGCCTGGTACGGTGGAAAGCTGGTCAGCGTTAAGGGCAGCCCCTATTTTCTGATCAGCGGCTGTCTGCTCATCATCTCGGGCGTGCAGATCCTGCGCCAGCGCCTGAGTGGCGCGGCCCTCTATTTTGTGGTTCTGGCGGGCACTGCGCTGTGGGCCCTGTGGGATGTCGGCTTCGATTTCTGGCCGCTGGTCTCGCGTCTGTTGACCCTCGCGGGCATCGGGATCCTGGTGGCGCTCTCCCTGCCAGCGCTGCTCCGTCGTGCCGGTAAATTCCCGTGCTGGAAAGGCGCGGGCGCGCTTGCGGCGGTGCTGGCAGTGGCCTTTGCCGCTACCGTCGGCGGCATGTTTGTCCCGCACGATCCGGTGACGGCGTCGGGCGAACAGCTTCCCCTCACCCCGGTGAAACCTGGCGAAGAACAGAAAAACTGGGCGAACTACGGCAACACGCCGGGCGCATCGCGCTTTGTGGCTCTGGACCAGATCACCCGCGATAACGTCAAAGACCTGCAGGTGGCCTGGACCTATCGCACCGGCGATATCCCCGTCAGCCCGAACGGCGGCGGCGCGGAAGATCAGCAGACCCCGCTGCAGATCGGCAATATGCTCTTCCTCTGCACCCCGCATAACAATGTGATTGCGGTTGATGCCACCACCGGCAAAGAGCTGTGGAAAACCGAGATCAATGCGAAGCAGAAAAAGTGGATGCGCTGTCGCGGCCTGGCTTACTTTGATGCCAGCGCCCCATTGCAGCAGCCCACCCTGCCGGGCTCCTCTCCGGTGGCGCCCGTTTCACTACCCGCAGATGCCCAGTGCAAACGCCGTATCATCATGAACAGCGTGACGCCGGAACTGGTGGCCCTGGATGCCGATACCGGTAAGTTCTGCGAAGACTTCGGCAACCACGGCCGCGTCAGCCTGAGCGCGCAGATGGGTAAAGGGGCGGATACCGGCCTCTACTACCCGACCTCTGCCCCGACGCTCGCCGGTACGACCATTGTTGTCGGCGGTCGCGTCGCGGATAACGTGGCGACGGATATGCCTGGCGGCGTGGTGCGTGGCTTCGACGTCATCACCGGCCAGCTGCGCTGGGCGTTCGATCCGGGCAAACCGGACGAGCAGCAGGCACCTCCGGCCAATGAAAACTTCACCCGCTCCACCCCGAACGTGTGGGCGCCGATGTCTTACGATCCGCAGTCCAACACCGTGTTTATGCCGACCGGCAGCGCGGCGGTGGACCTGTGGGGCGTGAAGCACAACGATCTCGATCGTAAGTTTGGTGCCTCGATGGTGGCCGTGGACGCCAGCACCGGTAAGGTGAAATGGGTTTACCAGACCGTTCATAACGATCTGTGGGACTTTGACGTCCCGATGCAGCCGACCTTCACTGATTTCCCGACCGGCAATGGCAAAACCACCCCGGCGCTGATCTTCGGCACCAAATCCGGCCAGCTGTTTGTGCTGGATCGCGCTACCGGCAAGCCGCTGACCAAAGTGGAAGAGCGCAAGGTGACTCAGGGCCAGATCCCGAAAGAGATCTACTCCCCGACCCAGCCGTTCTCGGTGGGCATGCCGACCATTGGCGCGGACGTGCTGAAAGAGTCCGACATGTGGGGCGCGACGCCGTTCGACCAGCTGATCTGCCGTATCGAGTTTAAATCCAAACGCTACAACGGCCTGTTTACCCCGCCGGGCGATGATCCGTCGCTGAACCTGCCGGGCTCGTTAGGTGGCATGAACTGGGGCGGTCTGTCGATTGACCCGGTGAATCAATACCTGTTTATCAACGACATGCGCGTGGGTCTGGAAGTGCAGCTGATACCGGCCTCCCCGGAGATTCAGGGCGCCAAAAACGACGGCAACGAAGCCGCCGCCATCAGCCGCCCGGTGCCGCTGGCCGGTACGCCATACGCCATTAACGCCAAAGTGCGCTTTATGTCGCCGGTTGAGATCCCCTGCCAGAAGCCGCCGTTTGGCACGCTGACTGCGGTGGATCTGAAAACCCAGAAGATTGCCTGGCAGGTGCCGGTAGGGACGGTGAAGGATACCGGTCCGTTTGGCGTCAAGATGGGGCTGCCAATCCCAATCGGTATGCCGACCATCGGCGGCACCATGGCGACCCAGGGCGGCCTGGTGTTTATCGCCTCCACCCAGGATTACTACCTGCGCGCCTTCGATACCTCGACCGGTAAAGAGGTGTGGAAAGCCCGCCTGCCGGTGGGCAGCCAGAGCACGCCAATCAGCTACAAATCGCCGGTGGACGGGAAGCAGTATCTGCTGATCACCGCCGGGGGCGCGCGGAACTCGCCGGATCGCGGCGACTACGTGATTGCGTATAAGCTGCCGTAA
- a CDS encoding GNAT family N-acetyltransferase → MVKVRDAQAEDFEAWLRLWNGYLDFYGTRLDEAVTLATWRRVLAADSGLFCRLAETEQGVVGFAICVLHEGTWVTQPLCYLEDLFVDDAARGKGAGRALIEAVISEAREKGWSKVYWVTREGNPARALYDKLATVDDYVRYRITV, encoded by the coding sequence ATGGTTAAGGTACGTGACGCGCAGGCGGAGGATTTTGAGGCATGGTTACGGCTGTGGAACGGCTATCTCGATTTTTACGGCACCAGGCTGGATGAGGCGGTGACGCTGGCGACCTGGCGTCGGGTGCTCGCGGCGGATTCGGGGCTGTTTTGCCGTCTGGCAGAAACCGAACAGGGCGTGGTGGGATTCGCGATTTGCGTGCTGCATGAAGGGACCTGGGTGACGCAGCCCCTGTGCTATCTGGAAGATCTGTTTGTGGATGACGCGGCGCGCGGCAAGGGCGCGGGCAGGGCGCTGATTGAAGCCGTGATTAGTGAGGCCCGGGAGAAAGGGTGGTCGAAGGTCTACTGGGTCACCCGGGAGGGCAATCCTGCCCGGGCGCTGTATGACAAGCTGGCAACGGTGGATGATTATGTTCGGTACAGGATTACGGTTTAG
- a CDS encoding NAD(P)-dependent oxidoreductase yields the protein MGNKKVILVTGSDLAEQAVAMLGDYEMVYAGRQPTEAQLIALCEQYNPVAILVRYGKITARIMDAAPGLKVISKHGSGIDVIDQAAAAERNIAVCSAPGANAAAVAEHTWAMILACAKSVVSLDKRLRDGHWDKSTHKSLELEGLTLGLIGLGAIGSRVATVGNAFGMRVLAYDPFAKTLPSSCERAETLNDLLSSADVISLHCPLTADNRGMVNAETLARCKRGAILVNTARGGLIDDNALIHALDEGILRSAALDSFTVEPLAAPHVWQGREDVIISPHIGGVSEASYIKMGTVAAGNILQVLNTSR from the coding sequence ATGGGCAATAAAAAGGTCATTCTGGTTACCGGAAGCGATCTGGCTGAGCAGGCCGTCGCGATGCTGGGTGACTATGAGATGGTGTATGCCGGTCGCCAGCCCACGGAAGCGCAGCTGATCGCGCTCTGCGAGCAGTATAATCCTGTGGCGATCCTGGTGCGTTACGGCAAGATCACGGCCCGTATTATGGATGCAGCCCCGGGGCTGAAGGTTATTTCCAAGCATGGCAGCGGCATTGACGTCATCGATCAGGCGGCAGCGGCTGAACGGAATATTGCCGTCTGTTCTGCGCCCGGTGCCAACGCCGCCGCCGTGGCGGAACACACATGGGCCATGATCCTCGCCTGCGCCAAGTCTGTTGTCTCCCTCGATAAACGTCTGCGCGACGGCCACTGGGATAAATCCACGCATAAATCTCTGGAGCTGGAAGGCCTTACCCTGGGCCTGATCGGTCTGGGGGCGATTGGCTCCCGTGTCGCCACGGTGGGTAACGCGTTCGGCATGCGCGTGCTGGCCTACGATCCCTTTGCGAAAACCCTGCCGTCCTCCTGCGAGCGTGCAGAGACGCTAAATGACCTGCTGTCCAGCGCGGACGTGATCTCCCTGCACTGCCCTTTAACCGCGGACAATCGCGGTATGGTTAACGCTGAAACGCTCGCCCGCTGTAAGCGAGGCGCTATTCTGGTTAATACCGCGCGCGGGGGTTTGATTGATGATAACGCCCTGATTCACGCCCTGGACGAGGGGATCCTGCGAAGCGCCGCGCTGGACAGCTTTACGGTCGAGCCGCTGGCGGCCCCCCATGTCTGGCAAGGGAGAGAAGATGTGATTATTTCCCCTCATATTGGCGGCGTGAGTGAAGCCTCGTATATCAAAATGGGCACCGTCGCGGCCGGGAATATTTTGCAGGTTTTAAACACAAGCCGCTAA
- a CDS encoding RraA family protein, whose product MSATEKPMINREFSRVSEEEVRQAAEYQAAILADVAGRRGTLHGRIKPLAPHMAVAGPAITVEVRPGDNLAIHAAMAVAQPGDVLVVDGKGDISCALLGEIMATQAEASGIAGIIIDGAVRDADTLSKGNYPVFSAGLNPCGPTKSIPGRVNHAISVAGATVRPGDLVVADIDGVVVIPRDEVQQVIILAKEKLETETRRLEAIRKGDLRPHWLNDALRKAGMLTDGETL is encoded by the coding sequence ATGTCCGCTACAGAGAAACCAATGATCAATCGCGAGTTCAGTCGTGTGTCAGAAGAAGAGGTCCGCCAGGCCGCCGAGTATCAGGCCGCCATCCTTGCAGACGTTGCCGGGCGCCGCGGGACGCTGCACGGACGTATCAAACCCCTGGCACCGCATATGGCCGTTGCCGGCCCGGCCATTACTGTTGAAGTACGCCCGGGTGACAATCTGGCGATTCATGCCGCAATGGCGGTTGCCCAACCCGGCGATGTGCTGGTGGTGGATGGCAAGGGCGATATCAGCTGCGCCCTGTTGGGTGAAATTATGGCGACTCAGGCCGAGGCCAGCGGCATTGCCGGGATCATCATTGACGGTGCGGTGCGTGATGCCGACACCCTGAGTAAAGGGAATTACCCCGTGTTCTCCGCAGGCCTTAACCCGTGTGGCCCCACCAAATCGATCCCGGGCCGGGTGAACCATGCCATCTCCGTTGCCGGTGCGACCGTGCGTCCCGGGGATCTGGTGGTGGCGGATATTGACGGGGTGGTGGTCATTCCACGCGATGAAGTGCAGCAGGTTATCATCCTGGCCAAAGAGAAGCTGGAGACCGAAACCCGCCGCCTTGAGGCCATTCGCAAAGGCGATCTGCGCCCGCACTGGCTGAATGACGCGTTGCGCAAAGCAGGAATGTTAACCGACGGGGAGACGCTGTAA
- a CDS encoding IclR family transcriptional regulator yields MGNEGVVAVEKALALLDCFRPGDESLTLTALAQLSGYHKTTVYRLMNSLERMNYVVRHDDGNYALGPRLLYLGKLYEQSFHLSRVVQPELQALSMASQESASWYVLEGGQRLCLFRAEASHGLRHSNLPGSQFPLDNSAISKVLRHWGLNEALPEGEPSVPLYTSGARDPHTAAFAMPVFGVHDKLIAALALTGPSSRLTEDRRDREVSQLMKATASRLSLKMGASKPFCIAFYGETEEPES; encoded by the coding sequence ATGGGTAATGAAGGCGTTGTGGCGGTTGAAAAGGCACTGGCTTTACTGGATTGTTTTCGTCCCGGAGACGAGAGCCTGACGTTGACCGCGCTGGCACAGTTGTCGGGATATCATAAAACCACCGTGTACCGGTTGATGAATTCTCTGGAACGCATGAATTACGTCGTCAGACATGATGATGGCAACTATGCCCTGGGTCCGCGTCTACTTTATCTGGGTAAGCTCTACGAGCAGTCGTTCCACCTCTCACGCGTGGTGCAGCCGGAGTTACAGGCCTTGTCCATGGCATCACAGGAGAGCGCAAGCTGGTACGTGCTGGAGGGCGGGCAGCGTCTTTGTCTGTTTCGTGCCGAAGCCTCTCACGGGCTGCGCCACAGCAATCTGCCGGGCAGCCAGTTCCCGCTGGATAATTCCGCCATCAGCAAGGTGCTCCGCCACTGGGGGTTGAATGAAGCCTTGCCGGAAGGTGAGCCGTCGGTGCCGCTCTACACCTCAGGGGCGCGCGATCCCCACACCGCCGCCTTTGCAATGCCGGTGTTTGGCGTGCATGACAAACTTATCGCTGCCCTGGCGCTGACCGGGCCGTCGTCAAGGCTGACCGAAGATCGCCGGGATCGGGAAGTAAGCCAGCTGATGAAGGCCACCGCCAGCCGCCTTTCGTTGAAGATGGGAGCCAGCAAGCCATTTTGCATTGCGTTCTACGGCGAAACAGAAGAGCCGGAGAGCTGA
- a CDS encoding MFS transporter yields the protein MTEHTRNPVTATEAIERETMRKVIWRILPFLIVSYLVSIIDRGNIGMASLQMNEDLGLSKAAFGFASSLYFVAYFLFEVPSNLAMQKVGARLWIPRIMISWGVVSMCMSLVESTTSLYIVRFLLGAAEAGFFPGVVLYLTWWIPSRYRARIIASFMVAIPLANFIGSPLSGLILTLDGWMGLRGWHLLFIIEGLPAVLLGIVAWFILRDRPHQASWLSTEQKEWLESTLESERQQSKNIGHQTTWQLLKHRHIWLMALIYTGASSAGTTISVWSPQLLKSFHLDNLTTGLLNAIPYGLASVLMIVWGRSSDRSNERRWHTALTLFLIAAGVFAAFVSISLPVTIAILSVMLIGAYSMKGPFWALASGWMNSTSAAAGLAAIGAIANLIGGVVMVNAYGIINERTGSHTLAMLPLAGLCIAGGIAVLVMGRQARRHVSQENQLTH from the coding sequence ATGACAGAGCACACTCGTAACCCCGTTACGGCCACTGAAGCCATAGAAAGAGAGACCATGCGCAAGGTTATCTGGCGCATCCTCCCGTTTCTGATCGTCAGCTACCTGGTCTCGATTATCGATCGCGGAAACATTGGCATGGCGTCGCTGCAGATGAACGAAGATCTCGGCCTCAGCAAGGCCGCGTTTGGCTTCGCCAGCAGTCTCTACTTTGTTGCCTATTTCCTGTTTGAAGTGCCGAGCAACCTGGCAATGCAGAAGGTCGGCGCGCGACTGTGGATCCCGCGCATTATGATTAGCTGGGGCGTGGTATCGATGTGCATGTCGCTGGTTGAGAGCACAACGTCGCTCTATATCGTGCGTTTTCTGCTCGGCGCGGCAGAGGCAGGCTTTTTCCCGGGCGTGGTGCTGTATCTCACCTGGTGGATCCCGTCCCGCTACCGGGCACGGATCATCGCCTCGTTTATGGTGGCGATCCCGCTGGCCAACTTTATCGGCTCTCCCCTCTCCGGCCTGATCCTGACGCTGGATGGCTGGATGGGTCTGCGCGGCTGGCATCTGCTGTTCATCATTGAAGGCTTACCGGCCGTGCTGTTGGGGATTGTGGCCTGGTTTATTCTCCGCGACCGCCCGCATCAGGCCAGCTGGCTGAGCACTGAACAAAAAGAGTGGCTGGAATCTACCCTTGAAAGTGAACGTCAGCAGTCAAAAAATATCGGCCACCAGACGACCTGGCAATTGCTGAAACACCGTCACATCTGGCTAATGGCGCTGATCTACACCGGCGCGTCCTCGGCTGGTACCACCATCAGCGTCTGGTCACCGCAGCTTCTGAAATCGTTCCACCTCGATAACTTGACCACCGGTCTGCTCAACGCCATCCCTTACGGTCTGGCATCGGTGCTGATGATCGTATGGGGACGCAGCTCAGACCGCAGCAACGAGCGTCGCTGGCATACCGCGCTGACCCTGTTCTTAATTGCAGCAGGCGTGTTCGCGGCGTTTGTCAGCATCTCTCTGCCGGTAACAATTGCGATCCTCAGCGTGATGCTGATTGGGGCGTACTCGATGAAAGGTCCATTCTGGGCGCTGGCGTCGGGCTGGATGAACAGCACGTCGGCAGCTGCAGGGCTGGCTGCCATCGGGGCCATTGCTAACCTGATTGGCGGTGTGGTGATGGTGAACGCTTACGGCATCATCAATGAACGCACCGGCAGCCATACGCTGGCGATGCTTCCACTGGCAGGTCTGTGTATTGCCGGGGGAATTGCGGTGCTGGTGATGGGACGTCAGGCTCGCCGTCACGTGAGCCAGGAAAACCAGCTGACCCATTAA
- the rimO gene encoding 30S ribosomal protein S12 methylthiotransferase RimO: MSNVTHQPKIGFVSLGCPKNLVDSERILTELRTEGYDVVPSYDNADMVIVNTCGFIDSAVQESLEAIGEALTENGKVIVTGCLGAKVDQIREVHPKVLEITGPHSYEQVLEHVHHYVPKPKHNPFLSLVPEQGVKLTPRHYAYLKISEGCNHRCTFCIIPSMRGDLVSRPIGEVLAEANRLADAGVKELLVISQDTSAYGVDVKHRSGFHNGEPVKTSMVGLCEQLAKLGIWTRLHYVYPYPHVDDVIPLMAEGKILPYLDIPLQHASPRILKLMKRPGSVDRQLARIKQWREICPDLTLRSTFIVGFPGETEEDFQMLLDFLKEARLDRVGCFKYSPVEGATANELADQVPEEVKEERWNRFMQLQQQISAERLQEKVGREILVIIDEVDEEGAIGRSMADAPEIDGAVYLNGETKVKPGDIVRVKVENADEYDLWGTRV; this comes from the coding sequence ATGAGCAATGTTACGCACCAGCCGAAAATCGGCTTCGTCTCCCTGGGCTGCCCGAAAAACCTGGTGGATTCCGAACGTATCCTGACCGAACTTCGCACCGAAGGCTATGACGTGGTGCCAAGCTACGACAACGCCGATATGGTGATCGTTAACACCTGCGGCTTTATCGATAGCGCCGTGCAGGAGTCTCTGGAAGCCATCGGTGAAGCGCTCACCGAGAACGGCAAGGTGATTGTCACCGGTTGTCTGGGTGCCAAAGTCGATCAAATCCGCGAAGTGCATCCTAAGGTGCTGGAAATCACCGGTCCGCACAGCTACGAGCAGGTGCTGGAACATGTGCATCACTATGTGCCAAAACCAAAGCACAACCCGTTCCTGAGCCTGGTGCCGGAACAGGGCGTGAAGCTGACCCCGCGTCACTACGCGTACTTAAAAATTTCCGAAGGCTGCAACCATCGCTGCACCTTCTGCATTATCCCGTCCATGCGTGGCGATCTGGTGAGCCGTCCGATTGGCGAAGTGCTGGCCGAAGCCAACCGTCTGGCGGATGCGGGCGTCAAAGAGCTGCTGGTGATCTCTCAGGACACCTCCGCCTACGGCGTGGACGTGAAGCACCGCTCCGGTTTCCACAACGGCGAGCCGGTGAAAACCAGCATGGTCGGCCTGTGCGAACAGCTCGCTAAGCTCGGCATCTGGACCCGTCTGCACTACGTCTACCCGTATCCGCACGTGGACGACGTGATCCCGCTGATGGCCGAAGGCAAAATCCTGCCGTACCTGGATATCCCGCTGCAGCACGCCAGCCCGCGTATTCTGAAGCTGATGAAGCGTCCTGGCTCCGTTGACCGCCAGCTGGCGCGCATCAAGCAGTGGCGTGAAATCTGCCCGGATCTGACCCTGCGCTCCACCTTTATCGTTGGCTTCCCGGGTGAAACCGAAGAAGACTTCCAGATGCTGCTCGACTTCCTGAAAGAAGCCCGTCTGGATCGCGTGGGCTGCTTCAAGTACAGCCCGGTAGAAGGCGCGACCGCCAACGAACTGGCGGATCAGGTGCCGGAAGAGGTAAAAGAAGAGCGCTGGAACCGCTTCATGCAGCTGCAACAGCAGATCTCTGCTGAACGTCTGCAGGAGAAAGTGGGCCGTGAAATTCTGGTAATCATCGATGAAGTGGACGAAGAAGGCGCCATTGGCCGCAGCATGGCCGATGCTCCGGAAATCGACGGTGCGGTCTACCTGAACGGTGAAACCAAAGTGAAACCGGGTGATATCGTGCGCGTGAAGGTTGAGAACGCCGACGAGTATGACCTGTGGGGTACGCGGGTTTAA
- a CDS encoding glycine cleavage system protein T translates to MRDIYLQSKLEMAKTLHTYGVELSCISVATGLTQSKLVNELKIADDSEFGKHKIKKY, encoded by the coding sequence ATGAGAGATATTTATCTGCAATCTAAATTAGAAATGGCCAAAACCCTCCACACCTACGGCGTCGAATTATCCTGTATTTCCGTTGCCACAGGCCTGACCCAGTCAAAATTAGTCAATGAATTAAAAATTGCCGATGACAGCGAATTCGGCAAGCATAAAATCAAAAAATACTAA
- a CDS encoding LysR family transcriptional regulator, translating into MQTLPVSEKIVSLTRIDLNLLTLFCLIYSVGSISRVADMLDISPSAVSQSLRKLREQMGDNLFVRSGNILLPTVYADELYDNILPIIDKLATLLPLSSQIKKRRLTLYTESFISPLVVPELTEKIVRMNSDISLLHRTADLNEAKITELLNMRQADVVFSTFSVESSNLSCQKMSDMTLVLIAAKDNPLYGDTVTEEMFREANLVGYNTKNEKIIYHRSIVDKKFRSSERCLLTTSFASILLIVSQTDCLGIIPEKVFSTYAGMYNLKKLDTPFTLPQFSIYSSFRKEMNKLLYSLLADFSVNNPT; encoded by the coding sequence ATGCAAACCTTGCCGGTGTCAGAAAAGATCGTCTCGTTAACCCGGATCGACCTGAATCTGCTGACCCTCTTTTGCCTGATTTACAGCGTGGGCAGTATCTCCCGAGTGGCCGATATGCTGGACATATCGCCCTCCGCCGTCAGCCAGTCGCTGCGAAAACTGCGCGAGCAGATGGGCGATAACCTGTTTGTGCGCAGCGGCAATATTCTGCTGCCCACTGTCTATGCGGATGAGCTGTACGATAATATCCTGCCGATCATCGATAAACTCGCCACCCTGCTTCCGCTCTCGTCACAGATTAAAAAGAGAAGGCTGACGCTCTATACCGAATCCTTTATTTCGCCGCTGGTCGTTCCTGAGCTCACGGAAAAGATTGTCAGGATGAATTCGGATATCAGCCTGCTGCACCGCACCGCCGATCTCAACGAAGCGAAAATTACCGAACTGCTGAATATGCGCCAGGCGGATGTGGTGTTCTCCACCTTTTCTGTTGAGAGCAGTAATCTTTCTTGCCAGAAGATGAGTGATATGACGCTGGTGTTGATTGCTGCAAAAGATAATCCTCTTTATGGGGATACGGTAACGGAAGAGATGTTCAGGGAGGCCAACCTTGTGGGCTACAACACCAAAAACGAAAAGATTATTTATCACCGGAGCATCGTTGATAAAAAATTCCGTTCCAGCGAGCGCTGCCTGCTGACGACCTCTTTCGCGTCCATCCTGCTGATTGTTTCTCAGACCGATTGCTTGGGCATTATCCCCGAAAAGGTCTTTTCGACCTATGCCGGGATGTATAACCTGAAGAAACTGGACACGCCCTTCACGCTACCGCAATTCAGTATTTACTCTTCTTTCAGAAAAGAGATGAATAAACTTCTGTATTCCCTGCTGGCCGATTTCTCAGTAAATAACCCGACCTGA
- the bssR gene encoding biofilm formation regulator BssR, whose protein sequence is MSVDRLKRDLLNKMINARIDLAAYLQLRKAKGYMSVSESDHLRDNFFELCTYMREKAPELRAYCNPEEQAMLYRAAGSLTTAGVCMMTGNHDCPTFIAVNAEKLENCLNDLTLCIQYLKSHAPLIRS, encoded by the coding sequence ATGTCCGTTGACAGACTAAAACGCGATCTTCTGAACAAGATGATCAACGCCCGAATTGATCTCGCGGCCTATCTGCAGTTGAGGAAAGCGAAGGGGTACATGTCAGTCAGCGAAAGCGACCATCTGCGTGACAACTTCTTTGAACTTTGTACTTATATGCGTGAAAAAGCGCCTGAACTGAGAGCCTATTGTAATCCCGAGGAGCAGGCTATGCTCTATCGCGCCGCCGGTTCGCTCACTACCGCAGGCGTCTGTATGATGACCGGCAACCACGATTGCCCGACATTTATCGCCGTCAACGCAGAGAAGCTGGAAAACTGTCTGAACGATCTCACTCTCTGCATCCAGTATCTGAAATCGCATGCACCGCTGATTCGGAGCTGA
- a CDS encoding PQQ-dependent sugar dehydrogenase — translation MRRSSLISLPMLLISASLCAAPADVKVEVLQNKLDHPWSLAFLPGDQGMLITLKGGQLKRWQAGKGLSDPIVGVPKVWANGQGGLLDVVLAPDFATSRRVWLSYAEAGDDGKAGTAVGYGRLSDDNTRLEAFKVVFRQQPKLSTGNHFGGRLVFDGKGYLYIALGENNQRPTAQDLDKLQGKVVRLTDQGAVPGDNPFVNRNDARPEIWSYGIRNPQGMAMNPWSDTLWLNEHGPRGGDEINIPEKGKNYGWPLATHGINYSGLPIPEAKGEHVEGTEPPLFVWKQSPALSGMAFYNSDVFPQWKNKLFIGALKDKDVIVLNVNDKRVTEEGRILGDRDQRVRDVRVGPDGYLYVLTDESDGQLLKVSPSGK, via the coding sequence ATGCGTCGATCCTCGCTTATTTCCCTGCCAATGTTGCTGATATCCGCCTCGCTGTGTGCGGCACCCGCCGACGTGAAGGTCGAAGTGCTGCAAAATAAACTCGATCACCCCTGGTCGCTGGCGTTCCTGCCGGGAGATCAGGGCATGTTGATCACCCTGAAAGGCGGCCAGCTTAAGCGCTGGCAGGCGGGTAAGGGGCTTTCCGATCCCATCGTCGGCGTGCCGAAGGTCTGGGCTAACGGCCAGGGCGGACTGCTCGACGTGGTGCTGGCACCTGACTTCGCGACCTCGCGCCGGGTCTGGCTGAGCTATGCCGAAGCGGGGGATGACGGAAAAGCAGGTACGGCGGTGGGGTATGGCCGTCTGAGCGACGATAATACGCGGCTGGAGGCCTTTAAGGTGGTCTTCCGCCAGCAGCCAAAACTCTCTACCGGTAATCATTTTGGCGGTCGGCTGGTGTTCGACGGCAAAGGCTATCTCTATATCGCGCTGGGCGAGAATAACCAGCGGCCTACCGCCCAGGATCTGGACAAGCTGCAGGGCAAGGTGGTGCGCCTGACCGATCAGGGTGCGGTTCCGGGCGATAACCCCTTCGTAAACCGTAACGATGCGCGGCCGGAAATCTGGTCTTACGGGATCCGCAACCCGCAGGGGATGGCGATGAATCCGTGGAGCGATACCCTGTGGCTTAACGAGCACGGCCCGCGCGGCGGGGATGAAATTAACATCCCGGAAAAAGGCAAAAACTACGGCTGGCCGCTGGCGACGCACGGCATCAATTACAGCGGCTTGCCGATCCCGGAGGCTAAAGGTGAGCACGTTGAAGGCACCGAGCCGCCGCTGTTTGTCTGGAAGCAGTCCCCGGCCCTGAGCGGGATGGCCTTCTATAACAGCGATGTTTTCCCGCAGTGGAAAAACAAACTGTTTATCGGCGCGCTGAAGGACAAGGATGTGATCGTACTGAACGTTAACGACAAAAGGGTAACCGAAGAGGGGCGCATTCTGGGGGATCGCGATCAGCGGGTCCGCGATGTGCGGGTCGGGCCGGATGGCTATTTATACGTGCTGACCGATGAGTCGGACGGGCAGCTGTTAAAAGTCAGCCCGTCCGGGAAATAG